The sequence CTTACCTCACTTACCAGCTGCTACTTTAGGGGTCTCCATACTAATCAAAATGTAACGCTCGGCGGTTTTGTTCTTGGGTGCAATTGTTCTCAAGTGAGCGATCGCTTTCAAGAAACTATCTTAAAACTCCGGATTATATACCTATGTCCTGATTATGGTAATGGACTAGCCATATTATAGGAAATACATAGCGATCGCAATCCCTAAGTTAATATTTAACTTGATGCAAATTGTGCATCACTTCCATGTATAAGTTATCTCACATCAACCACGGCTGTTTCCAACCAATTGAGAGTAACTTGAGGATTCCCTTGTCAGCCTCTCAGGAGTCATAGCTATTAGAATAGCGTTTATTCAAACAAATCTTAGAAATCAAAATTTTTTTGTGAAAACTCTCTGGCTAACTGCTTTCATTATCAGCTCTCTAGAACTAACGTCAAACCAGATTAGCAGCAGCCAGCCGATAGTGCCCATCGATAAAACCGCGCCGCGGAGCTATCCCGAAGAGGGGAGATTTATTGCTTTGGAGTCAGAGGTTCGGCTAAAACCCCAGGAGCCTTCCTCAAAAGCAAACAAGTCGCAAATTCAGCAAGGCACTCAATTATCTTTAAATGGTCGGACTTTTCCAGTCGCTTGGAGCAAGTGGTCGCAGGCGGGAAAGTCTTATATTGGCATTAGCGACACTGGCTTAATGCAAACCTTTGGTGTAGAGCTTTTAAACACCACAAATGTAGCTCGACAGCCGATTCAGTGGTTTTCCCGTTCTAGAACAACCACAGAATACCTTCCGGCGATCGCGAGGGGTCCATATCGGTATCTGGATATTACCAGCTTGGCGCGGGCATTTGGTTGGCAACTGAAAGTTAATGGAAGCACCCTGCAAATTTCAACTCCCCCAGCGCAAGTAGCCGATATAAGACCAGAGCTTCAGGGGTCGGGCACAAGCGATGCATTAACAGGTTTACCACAGCGCATTGTAGTAGATCTAGACCGCCCTACTGTCTGGCAAGTCAGTCACCAAACTCAAGAAGCTGTTATTACAATAGACGCCGCTGCTGCTCCAGCGCTGTTAGAACGCTTTAAGCCACTCCCAGCCCAGCCACCACAACCCCAATTAGGAGTACCAAGCCAGCCGGACGACGAAGCAGCAATCCCACAACCACCCAACCAACCTTCAGTTGCGCCCACCCCACAACCGCCTCCCCTGATTGTTGAAGGCATGGGGAACAAAACAACTATAAAAGTCAAGATTCCACCTGGGTGGCGTCCCAAAGTTTCGAGCCTCTCTACCCCTTCAACTCGCTTAGTTCTTGATATTGCCCCGGATGCTATGGTGGAGCGAGATATTCTTTGGGCACCGGGAGTACGGTGGCGACAGAAGTACCTCAATTTAGGAACTTCTCGTTTTGCTACTACATGGCTGGAAATCAATCTGCGCCAGCCTGGAATAACTTTTAGGCCAATACTGGGTACGCCACCGAGCTTAGTGGGAATCGCGCCTTTAGTAAAAAGCGCCCCTTTATGGCAGGCTGCGGCGGCAATAAACGCTGGCTTTTTTAATCGGAACTCACAGCTACCGTTGGGGGCGATTCGCCGAGAGGGTAGATGGTTGTCGAGTCCGATTCTCAACCGGGGAGCGATCGCTTGGAACGATCGTGGTGAAATTAAGATGGGTCGTCTTAGCGTTGAGGAAACTTTAATTACTCAAGGGGGCGATCGTTTACCCGTTCTTTATCTAAATAGTGGCTACGTCCAAGCCGGAATTGCCCGATACACTCCATCGTGGGGTCGAACCTATACTCCCCTAACTGATAACGAAATTGTATTGGTAGTGCAAAATAACCAGCTAACAAGGCAAATACCTGGTGGAGCCTCAGTTGGTAAAACCCCTATCCAAATTCCTCTTGACGGTTATTTACTGAGTATACGAACCAATCCAGAGTTAGCTAGTGTGCTGGCAGTAGGTACAAAGCTGAGTATCGAGAGCTTTACCGTCCCAGCCGACTTTAGCCGCTATCCTAACATTTTGGGTGCTGGGCCACTTTTAGTGGAAAACGGTCAAATTGTTCTAGATGCCAAAGCTGAAAAATTTAATGACGCTTTTAGTAAGCAAACAGCAGTCCGCAGCGCGATCGGTACAACCGCATCTGGTACGTTAATTATCGCTGCGGTTCATAACCGTGCTGGCGGCGCAGGGCCTACGTTAACGGAAACTGCCCAGTTGATGCAGCTTATGGGAGCTGTTGACTCCCTCAACCTCGATGGCGGCAGTTCCACAAGTCTATATCTGGGCGGGCAACTAATCAATCGCTCTCCTGCAACAGCCGCCCGCGTTCATAACGCTCTTGGTATCTTTCTCCAGCCTCCTTCGCAGATAGATAAGTAGTGCCAATTGCTGCTTACCTTACCCATAACTGAAAGGCTTTGTAATTTTTAACTGCTCAACCTCAATGGTTATTAATTAAAGCTTGGTTAAAGTTAAACTCTTTTGAATTAAAGAATTGATATAAATTTACCTTAATAACCTTAATTTGCTCGCAGCCACGCTAAAGCATCTGTTATGTTTGGCTAAGGGGTTATCTTACAAACTATTGTAAGGATGGCAGTTTAAGGCCGACGATTAAATGTTGAGATATAATAAAGCGGGCATTATCTAGCTGCTTCCTAAATTCAACATTTGTCCATCTTTTAACGGTGTCCTTCCAGCCCGAAATAATTTCTAGATCGCCTGTATTGGATATTGGTCTTCCGACTATAAATTTTGCACCCGTTTTCCGGAGAAAAAATAATGGCGCAGTCACAAGAAGTTTCACAAGTTCCTGCACTAACACTACCAATTTCCCTGACGCCGAATGGCGTTGCCGCAACAGAATTGCGGCCTTGGGGTTCTTTCACAATTCTGGAAGAAGTTCGCGGGTACAAAATTAAGCGAATTGAGGTAAAGCCTGGACATCGTCTCAGCCTGCAAATGCATTACCACCGCAGCGAACATTGGATTGTAGTGTCAGGCACAGCTAAGGTGACTTGTGGAGATCAAGAACTTATACTTGGTAGCAATCAATCTACCTATGTTCCCCAATGCACAACTCATAGGCTAGAAAATCCAGGCGTAATACCGTTGGTTTTAATTGAGGTTCAGAATGGGGAGTACTTGGGAGAGGATGACATCGTTCGGTTTCAAGACGACTATTCACGCAGTCAGTCAGCCGCTAAATAGGTAGTAGACCCACAGGCTAGAGTGTTTAAATTATTGTGGGCGCTTCCCACTGGCGGGAGTCAGAATTCTATTTTCTACGGTATTCTAAATTCTGGCTCCTATATTTTTAAATGCGATGATTAATATAAGTAAAGCCGCTAAAGGTGAAATCTTACGTTTACGTTCCAAGCGTCAAAATCAAGATCTATGCTTGCGTCTAGCTGTTAAGCAAGGCGGTTGTTCTGGGTTTTCATATAGTATTGAGTTTGAACGAATGGAAGGCAGTGAGGATAATGTCTATGATTGTGGTGGGATTATCGTGCTAGTGGCTGCCGAAGATCTAAAATTCATAAATGGTCTAACTATAGATTACTCAGAAGACTTGATGGGTGGTGGTTTTCGCTTCCACAACCCCAATGCGGTGCAAAGCTGCGGCTGTGGTAACTCGTTTGCTGTAGAGGTATGATGGGCGATCGCGTAGGTGAAGCGCTAACCTTAGTTTAGGGCAGGAATACCCATTAGTTTCGTTCCTCGGCTACTAATAAATTGACATAAGTACTATAAATTCGGTATACTCGGAATTTGTCAACACTTCAAACAATTGGGAAATGTCCAAGCTGTAACTCATGCCCACTATTCAGCAGCTGATTCGTAACGAACGCCAGCAAACACAGAAGAAAACAAAGTCACCAGCGCTGAAGGAATGCCCCCAGCGTAGAGGAGTTTGTACTAGGGTCTATACGACCACTCCTAAAAAACCCAACTCAGCCCTTCGTAAGGTGGCCAGAGTCCGCCTGACTTCTGGCTTTGAAGTGACGGCTTATATCCCAGGTATAGGTCATAATCTCCAAGAACACTCTGTTGTGATGATTCGGGGTGGCCGGGTTAAGGATTTGCCCGGAGTCCGGTATCACATTATCCGAGGAACCCTAGATACGGCGGGAGTCAAGGATCGCCGTCAAGGTCGTTCCAAGTATGGGACAAAACGCCCCAAACCTAAGGCTTAAATCGGTTCCTTTATTTGGGTACGGCGAGCGTCCCAAAAGGTCAATTTTTCAAAAAGACTTGTGCTGGGATCTCGGGTGGCGGCGATCGCGCAGCAGATTCACGGGATTGGCTCCAAGAACTTTAGATTGTCAAAGTCCAAAAGTAGGAGTGCAAAGTCTTCACTAATAGTCCAGCATTTGAAGCGTTTTTGTTTTTAAAGGCTTATTATGTCTCGTCGCACTGCTATTAAAAAGCGTCCGGTTCCTCCAGATTCCGTATACAACAGCCGCCTTGTCAGTATGATGGTGCGGCGGATTATGCGGCATGGCAAAAAATCTATTGCTTATGGCATTATTTATGATGCCATGAAAACAATTGAGGAACGGACAGGAGGAGAACCGCTAGAAACGTTTGAGAGAGCGGTTCGCAACGTAACACCTTTGGTGGAAGTCAAAGCAAGGCGGGTGGGCGGTGCTACCTACCAAGTGCCTATGGAAGTTCGTCCTGAAAGGGGTACAGCCTTAGCGTTGCGTTGGCTGATCCAATTTTCAAGGTCTAGACCCGGTCGCACAATGGCGGGTAAGCTAGCCAATGAATTGATGGACGCGGCTAATGAGACTGGTAATGCTATTCGCAAGCGGGAAGAAACCCACCGGATGGCTGAAGCAAATAAAGCGTTTGCTCATTATCGGTACTAGGCTCAAAATAATTTTGCTGGGGGTTCCCCAGCATCCCCCCTTTTTAGGGGATATTACACAAAAAAAGGTGAGGTAAACCGGGTAGGTAAATATAAATGTAAACAAAGTTGATGATAAGATAAGAAATGTATCAAAAGACATTTCCTAGAAAACCTCGCTTAGCCATGCTCTTAAGAGTAATGGTATAAAACCTGTGGTAAATCTAGGTAAAATAAAGGCAGTAGGGTAAGGCTAAAACTTGCAGAGACGAAATAAACCCGACTCTACAAGCAGAGAGCTAAAACGAAGGGAATGCTCAGTCAAATCTGGTAAAGTCGGCACAAAAGCGGCAAAACAGCAAAGGGGAAACCTGATTGCATAAGCAAAGCCGCCAAAGTCTACAGCTACAGACGATAGAGCAGCCGTGAAAATCCCAGCATAAATTATGGATGTGGTGTTGCATCCATTAATAGCTAGTAAATAGCAAAACTGATGCTAGCCTAAAGACTTTGATAGCAGCTAAATGCTTTATCAAGATCTACAACCAAATAGTTACCTTATAAAAAGGGTAACGCATAAGTTTTTCTGCGGCACACACGAAGGAGGTAGCCGTGGCACGTACCGTACCGATTGAGAGAACACGTAATATAGGGATTGCCGCCCACATTGATGCAGGCAAGACAACAACAACAGAACGTATCCTGTTCTACTCAGGTATGGTTCACAAGATTGGTGAAGTCCATGAAGGAACCACAGTAACTGACTGGATGGATCAGGAGCGAGAGCGCGGCATTACAATTACAGCTGCCGCAATCAGCACAAGCTGGCGCGATCACCAAATCAATATTATCGACACTCCGGGTCACGTTGACTTCACTATTGAAGTCGAACGTTCAATGCGGGTTTTAGATGGGGTAATAGCCGTATTCTGCTCTGTGGGGGGCGTACAGCCTCAATCAGAGACAGTATGGCGGCAGGCAGATCGGTATAACGTGCCGCGCATCGCCTTTGTCAACAAGATGGATAGAACTGGCGCAAACTTTTACAAAGTTTACGCTCAGATTCGCGATCGCATGAGAGCAAATGCCGTCCCAATTCAGATACCCATAGGAAGCGAAAACGACTTCCAAGGGATTGTAGACTTGGTGCGGATGCGAGCCATGTTCGCTAAAGACGATCAAGGCAAAGAAATCGAAGATAGAGACATTCCCGAAGATCTTCGTGCCAAAGCCGATGAGTTTCGCGTCAAACTGGTGGAATCTGTAGCAGAGACAGATGACATCCTGATGGAGAAGTACCTCGAAGGTGAAGAATTAACCGAAGAGGAAATCAGCACGGCTCTACGCAAAGGTACGATTGCAGGCACGATTGTACCCCTGCTCTGCGGTTCAGCCTTCAAAAATAAAGGCGTTCAAGCGTTGTTGGATGCAGTGGTAGAGTACCTACCATCTCCAATTGACGTTCCCCCAATTCAAGGACAATTGCCAGACGGTAGCCAGGTAGTACGCACGGCTGATGACAATCAGCCAGCAGCAGCCTTGGCATTCAAGATCATGGCAGATCCTTATGGACGTCTGACGTTCATCCGCGTTTACTCTGGCGTCATCAAAAAGGGTAGCTACGTCCTCAACTCTACAAAAGGGAAAAAGGAAAGAATCTCCCGCCTGATAGTACTCAAAGCAGACGACAGGATTGAGGTAGATGAACTCAGAGCTGGCGACTTGGGGGCTGCATTGGGTCTAAAAGACACCTTTACTGGCGATACAATCTGCGATGAAAGCGGACCTGTAATTCTGGAATCTTTGTTTATTCCAGAGCCAGTTATCTCTGTAGCAGTGGAACCAAAAACCAAGCAGGATATGGAGAAGCTGTCCAAGGCTCTGCAATCCCTGTCTGAAGAAGACCCCACTTTCAGAGTTAGCATTGACCCAGAAACCAACCAAACCGTAATTGCCGGGATGGGGGAACTACACCTAGAAATTCTCGTAGACCGGATGTTGCGGGAGTTCAAAGTGGAAGCAAACGTCGGTGCGCCGCAGGTGGCTTACCGAGAAACCATTCGCAAAGCTGTCCGAGCTGAAGGCAAATTTATCCGCCAAAGTGGTGGTAAAGGTCAGTACGGTCATGTGGTGATTGAATTAACACCCGCAGAACCAGGAACTGGCTTTGAGTTTGTCTCCAAAATTGTTGGCGGTATTGTACCTAAAGAGTACATCGGGCCAGCAGAGCAAGGCATGAAAGAAGCCTGCGAATCCGGTATTCTGGCTGGATATCCGGTAATTGATTTGAAGGCAACGATGGTAGATGGGTCTTACCACGACGTAGACTCTTCAGAAATGGCCTTTAAGATCGCAGGCTCTATGGCTATCAAAGAAGCAGTGATGAAAGCTTCACCAGTGCTTTTAGAACCTATGATGAAGGTTGAGGTTGAAGTTCCTGAAGACTACCTTGGCTCCGTAATGGGGAATTTGATTTCCCGTCGCGGTCAGATTGAAGCTCAAGGAGTTGAACAGGGACTTGCCAAAGTGACCACTAAAGTCCCATTGGCAGAAATGTTTGGATATGCTACCGCTATCCGGTCTATGACCCAAGGCCGGGGTATCTTCACAATGGAGTTCAGCCATTATGAAGAAGTGCCTCGCAGCGTAGCTGAAACCATCATCGCTAAGAGCAAAGGAAACGGGTAAAGAGTTTTGAGTTTTGAGCTTTAAATGGGAGTTGTGAATTGTCAATTGAAGAGTTTTCAACTCCTAAATAAACAAGCAACCCCATTATTTAGCTCAAAACTCAAGAACGATATTATCGCCGTCTCTACAAACTTAAAACTATTACTGAATCCTGTAGAGGCTGAGTAACGAGGATAAGAGGAACAGATAATTCATGGCACGCGCAAAGTTTGAACGGAATAAACCCCACGTCAACATCGGCACAGTTGGTCACGTAGACCACGGCAAAACTACACTTACTGCTGCCATTACAACAACTCTGGCAGCAATGGGTCGGGCAAAAGCCAGGAAATACGCTGATATCGATGCTGCTCCTGAAGAAAAAGCACGGGGTATCACGATTAACACTGCCCACGTTGAGTATGAAACTGAAACTCGGCACTATGCTCACGTAGACTGTCCGGGGCACGCTGACTATGTGAAGAACATGATCACAGGTGCTGCTCAAATGGACGGAGGAATCCTGGTGGTGTCGGCGGCGGATGGGCCGATGCCTCAAACACGCGAGCATATCCTGTTGGCAAAGCAGGTAGGTGTTCCCCAGCTAGTTGTCTTCTTGAATAAGAAAGACATGGTAGATGACGATGAACTACTCGAACTCGTAGAACTGGAAGTTCGGGAACTTTTGAGTTCTTATGAATTCGATGGTGACAACATTCCCATTGTTGCTGGTTCAGCATTGTTGGCTCTGGAAACCATGGCTGGTAATCCGAAAACTCAGCGCGGTGAGAATGAGTGGGTCGATAAGATCTATGAATTGATGGATGCTGTAGATTCCTACATCCCCACACCAGAGCGCGAAATTGACAAGCCCTTCCTGATGGCAG is a genomic window of Microcoleus sp. FACHB-831 containing:
- a CDS encoding phosphodiester glycosidase family protein; translation: MKTLWLTAFIISSLELTSNQISSSQPIVPIDKTAPRSYPEEGRFIALESEVRLKPQEPSSKANKSQIQQGTQLSLNGRTFPVAWSKWSQAGKSYIGISDTGLMQTFGVELLNTTNVARQPIQWFSRSRTTTEYLPAIARGPYRYLDITSLARAFGWQLKVNGSTLQISTPPAQVADIRPELQGSGTSDALTGLPQRIVVDLDRPTVWQVSHQTQEAVITIDAAAAPALLERFKPLPAQPPQPQLGVPSQPDDEAAIPQPPNQPSVAPTPQPPPLIVEGMGNKTTIKVKIPPGWRPKVSSLSTPSTRLVLDIAPDAMVERDILWAPGVRWRQKYLNLGTSRFATTWLEINLRQPGITFRPILGTPPSLVGIAPLVKSAPLWQAAAAINAGFFNRNSQLPLGAIRREGRWLSSPILNRGAIAWNDRGEIKMGRLSVEETLITQGGDRLPVLYLNSGYVQAGIARYTPSWGRTYTPLTDNEIVLVVQNNQLTRQIPGGASVGKTPIQIPLDGYLLSIRTNPELASVLAVGTKLSIESFTVPADFSRYPNILGAGPLLVENGQIVLDAKAEKFNDAFSKQTAVRSAIGTTASGTLIIAAVHNRAGGAGPTLTETAQLMQLMGAVDSLNLDGGSSTSLYLGGQLINRSPATAARVHNALGIFLQPPSQIDK
- a CDS encoding phosphomannose isomerase type II C-terminal cupin domain; the protein is MAQSQEVSQVPALTLPISLTPNGVAATELRPWGSFTILEEVRGYKIKRIEVKPGHRLSLQMHYHRSEHWIVVSGTAKVTCGDQELILGSNQSTYVPQCTTHRLENPGVIPLVLIEVQNGEYLGEDDIVRFQDDYSRSQSAAK
- a CDS encoding iron-sulfur cluster assembly accessory protein; its protein translation is MINISKAAKGEILRLRSKRQNQDLCLRLAVKQGGCSGFSYSIEFERMEGSEDNVYDCGGIIVLVAAEDLKFINGLTIDYSEDLMGGGFRFHNPNAVQSCGCGNSFAVEV
- the rpsL gene encoding 30S ribosomal protein S12, translating into MPTIQQLIRNERQQTQKKTKSPALKECPQRRGVCTRVYTTTPKKPNSALRKVARVRLTSGFEVTAYIPGIGHNLQEHSVVMIRGGRVKDLPGVRYHIIRGTLDTAGVKDRRQGRSKYGTKRPKPKA
- the rpsG gene encoding 30S ribosomal protein S7, encoding MSRRTAIKKRPVPPDSVYNSRLVSMMVRRIMRHGKKSIAYGIIYDAMKTIEERTGGEPLETFERAVRNVTPLVEVKARRVGGATYQVPMEVRPERGTALALRWLIQFSRSRPGRTMAGKLANELMDAANETGNAIRKREETHRMAEANKAFAHYRY
- the fusA gene encoding elongation factor G — encoded protein: MARTVPIERTRNIGIAAHIDAGKTTTTERILFYSGMVHKIGEVHEGTTVTDWMDQERERGITITAAAISTSWRDHQINIIDTPGHVDFTIEVERSMRVLDGVIAVFCSVGGVQPQSETVWRQADRYNVPRIAFVNKMDRTGANFYKVYAQIRDRMRANAVPIQIPIGSENDFQGIVDLVRMRAMFAKDDQGKEIEDRDIPEDLRAKADEFRVKLVESVAETDDILMEKYLEGEELTEEEISTALRKGTIAGTIVPLLCGSAFKNKGVQALLDAVVEYLPSPIDVPPIQGQLPDGSQVVRTADDNQPAAALAFKIMADPYGRLTFIRVYSGVIKKGSYVLNSTKGKKERISRLIVLKADDRIEVDELRAGDLGAALGLKDTFTGDTICDESGPVILESLFIPEPVISVAVEPKTKQDMEKLSKALQSLSEEDPTFRVSIDPETNQTVIAGMGELHLEILVDRMLREFKVEANVGAPQVAYRETIRKAVRAEGKFIRQSGGKGQYGHVVIELTPAEPGTGFEFVSKIVGGIVPKEYIGPAEQGMKEACESGILAGYPVIDLKATMVDGSYHDVDSSEMAFKIAGSMAIKEAVMKASPVLLEPMMKVEVEVPEDYLGSVMGNLISRRGQIEAQGVEQGLAKVTTKVPLAEMFGYATAIRSMTQGRGIFTMEFSHYEEVPRSVAETIIAKSKGNG
- the tuf gene encoding elongation factor Tu — its product is MARAKFERNKPHVNIGTVGHVDHGKTTLTAAITTTLAAMGRAKARKYADIDAAPEEKARGITINTAHVEYETETRHYAHVDCPGHADYVKNMITGAAQMDGGILVVSAADGPMPQTREHILLAKQVGVPQLVVFLNKKDMVDDDELLELVELEVRELLSSYEFDGDNIPIVAGSALLALETMAGNPKTQRGENEWVDKIYELMDAVDSYIPTPEREIDKPFLMAVEDVFTITGRGTVATGRIERGKVKVGETVELVGIRATRSTTVTGVEMFQKVLEEGLAGDNVGVLLRGIQKTDVERGMVIAKPGSITPHTLFEAEVYVLQEKEGGRKTPFFPGYRPQFYVRTTDVTGTITAFTADDGSAAEMVMPGDRVKMTVELINAIAIEQGMRFAIREGGRTIGAGVVAKILK